In one Motacilla alba alba isolate MOTALB_02 chromosome 7, Motacilla_alba_V1.0_pri, whole genome shotgun sequence genomic region, the following are encoded:
- the OSBPL6 gene encoding oxysterol-binding protein-related protein 6 isoform X4 → MSSEEKSISPAHKTSTPSHRSASSSSSSQRDRRQSVHILERKASSGSTDPSLSKQFLESDHLSLSKEPDSWEIIEGLKIGQTNVQKPDKHEGFMLKKRKWPLKGWHKRFFVLDNGMLKYSKSPIDIQKGKVHGSIDVGLSVMSIKKKARRIDLDTEEHIYHLKVKSQDSFDAWVSKLRHHRLYRQNEIVRSPRDASFHIFPSASTTESSPAANVSDGKVQQNNFPWQPPIPCSNSLPVTCTTGQSKVAAWLQDSEEMDRCAEDLAHCQSNLVELSKLLQNLEILQRTQSAPNFTDMQANCVDISKKDKRVTRRWRTKSVSKDAKIQLQEGPAPKGQFSTTRRRQRLAAAVATTVPFSATMSPVRLHSSNPNLCADIEFQAPPSHVADPLECSTEYMKLQEEFCLMAQKVHSLLKSAFNSIAIEKEKLKQIVSEQDLTGHNAQIAHLRQSLSQTGEQIHVSLPLSQQVSNESRLSMSESVSEFFDAQEVLLSASSSENEASDDESYISDVSDNISEDNTSVADNISRQILNGELTGGAFRNGRRTCLPAPSPDTSNINLWNILRNNIGKDLSKVSMPVELNEPLNTLQHLCEELEYSELLDKAAETDDPYERMVLIAAFAASGYASTYFRAGSKPFNPVLGETYECIREDKGFRFFSEQVSHHPPISACHCESKNFVFWQDIRWKNKFWGKSMEILPVGTLNVTLPKYGDYYVWNKVTTCIHNILSGRRWIEHYGEITIRNTKSSVCICKLTFVKVNYWNSNVNEVQGIVIDQEGKVVHRLFGKWHEGLYCGVAPSAKCIWRPGSMPTNYERYYGFTRFAIELNELDPLLKDLLPATDARFRPDQRLLEEGNIEAAASEKQRIEELQRARRRYMEENGIEYVPKFFKKVIDANQREAWVTNETYWELRKDPGFSKVDIPVLW, encoded by the exons ATGAGTTCAGAGGAGAAGAGTATATCTCCAGCTCACAAAACATCCACTCCATCACATAGAAGTGcctcctcctcatcatcatctCAGAGAGACAGGAGGCAG agtGTTCATATTTTGGAGCGAAAGGCTTCTTCAGGAAGCACAGACCCTTCTTTAAGCAAGCAGTTCCTTGAAAGTGATCATCTCTCTCTATCCAAG GAACCTGACAGCTGGGAAATCATAGAGGGTCTGAAAATAGGCCAGACCAATGTCCAGAAGCCAGACAAACATGAAGGTTTCAtgctgaagaagagaaaatggccATTAAAAGGTTGGCACAAG aggttttttgtCCTGGATAATGGAATGTTGAAATATTCAAAGTCACCAATTGAT atacAGAAAGGAAAGGTCCATGGGAGCATTGATGTTGGTTTATCAGTCatgtctattaaaaaaaaggctcGCAGAATAGATCTTGACACCGAAGAACATATCTATCACCTAaag GTGAAATCACAGGATTCATTTGATGCGTGGGTTTCAAAGTTGCGGCACCACCGGTTGTACCGTCAGAATGAGATTGTGAGATCTCCCAGGGACGCCAGCTTCCACATATTCCCCTCAGCATCTACTACAGAGTCTTCACCAGCTGCCAATGTTTCGGATGGAAAG GTCCAACAGAATAACTTCCCCTGGCAGCCTCCTATACCTTGCAGTAACAGCCTTCCTGTCACCTGCACTACTGGTCAGAGTAAAGTAGCAGCCTGGTTGCAGGACTCTGAAGAGATGGACAGATGTGCAGAAG ATCTTGCTCATTGTCAGTCTAACCTTGTGGAACTCAGTAAACTTCTTCAAAATTTAGAAATTCTACAGAGGACTCAGTCAGCACCAAATTTCACAGACATGCAG GCTAACTGTGTagatatttcaaagaaagacaAGCGGGTCACGAGACGATGGAGAACAAAAAGTGTCAGCAAAGATGCAAAAATTCAACTTCAG GAAGggccggcaccgaagggccaGTTCAGCACAACACGACGCCGGCAGAGACTGGCAGCTGCAGTGGCTACAACA GTCCCTTTCAGTGCTACGATGTCACCCGTTCGATTGCATTCATCCAACCCCAACCTCTGTGCAGACATTGAGTTTCAGGCTCCCCCAAGCCATGTGGCAGACCCTCTGGAGTGCTCTACTGAGTACATGAAGCTTCAAGAAGAATTCTGCTTGATGGCACAAAAAG TGCATTCTCTTTTGAAGTCTGCCTTTAACAGCATAGCTATAGAGAAGGAGAAGCTTAAACAGATTGTTTCAGAGCAGGATCTTACAGGCCACAATGCTCAAATAGCTCACCTCAGACAGTCCCTCTCTCAG ACGGGTGAACAAATTCATGTCAGTTTGCCACTGTCTCAGCAAGTTTCTAATGAAAGCAGGCTCTCTATGTCTGAATCTGTTTCAGAGTTCTTTGATGCACAGGAAGTGCTTCTATCTGCCAGCTCGTCAGAAAATGAG gCTTCTGATGATGAATCTTATATCAGTGATGTGAGTGACAATATATCTGAGGACAACACCAGTGTTGCAGACAACATTTCTCGGCAAA TTCTTAATGGTGAGCTGACAGGAGGCGCATTCAGAAATGGACGGAGGACTtgtctcccagctcccagccctgacaCCAGTAACATCAATCTGTGgaatattttgagaaataacATTGGCAAAGATCTTTCCAAAGTATCCATGCCAGTTGAGCTAAATGAACCTCTGAATACCTTGCAACATCTTTGTGAAGAGCTGGAATACAGTGAGCTCTTGGACAAGGCTGCTGAAACAGATGATCCTTATGAGCGCATG GTTCTCATAGCTGCCTTTGCAGCATCAGGCTATGCCTCTACGTACTTTAGAGCAGGAAGCAAGCCATTTAACCCAGTGCTTGGTGAAACTTATGAATGTATTAGAGAAGACAAAGGATTTCGATTTTTCTCAGAGCAG GTTAGCCACCATCCTCCCATTTCGGCCTGTCACTGTGAATCGAAAAACTTTGTGTTTTGGCAAG ATATCAGgtggaaaaacaaattctggGGGAAATCAATGGAAATTCTGCCTGTTGGAACCTTGAATGTGACTCTTCCAAA GTATGGAGATTACTATGTCTGGAACAAAGTCACTACTTGCATACATAATATTCTTAGTGGAAGGAGATGGATAGAGCACTATGGAGAGATAACtatcagaaacacaaaaagcagTGTTTGTATTTGTAAACTCACTTTTGTCAAG GTGAACTACTGGAATTCAAATGTAAATGAGGTCCAGGGCATTGTGATAGATCAAGAAGGGAAGGTGGTTCACCGCCTTTTTGGAAAGTGGCATGAAGGCCTCTATTGTGGGGTTGCACCTTCAGCCAAATGCATATGGAGGCCAG GCTCCATGCCAACCAATTATGAGCGTTATTACGGCTTCACAAGGTTTGCTATTGAGCTCAATGAATTAGATCCTTTACTGAAAGATCTTCTTCCTGCAACAGATGCACGATTCAGGCCAGATCAAAG GCTTCTGGAGGAAGGAAATAtagaagcagcagcatctgagaAACAAAGAATAGAGGAACTCCAAAGAGCTCGGAGGCGGTACATGGAAGAAAATGGCATTGAATATGTACCCAAGTTTTTTAA AAAAGTTATTGATGCTAATCAAAGAGAAGCCTGGGTTACCAATGAAACCTACTGGGAACTGCGAAAGGATCCTGGCTTCAGTAAAGTAGACATTCCTGTACTCTGGTAA
- the OSBPL6 gene encoding oxysterol-binding protein-related protein 6 isoform X6, which produces MSSEEKSISPAHKTSTPSHRSASSSSSSQRDRRQSVHILERKASSGSTDPSLSKQFLESDHLSLSKEPDSWEIIEGLKIGQTNVQKPDKHEGFMLKKRKWPLKGWHKRFFVLDNGMLKYSKSPIDIQKGKVHGSIDVGLSVMSIKKKARRIDLDTEEHIYHLKVKSQDSFDAWVSKLRHHRLYRQNEIVRSPRDASFHIFPSASTTESSPAANVSDGKVQQNNFPWQPPIPCSNSLPVTCTTGQSKVAAWLQDSEEMDRCAEDLAHCQSNLVELSKLLQNLEILQRTQSAPNFTDMQANCVDISKKDKRVTRRWRTKSVSKDAKIQLQVPFSATMSPVRLHSSNPNLCADIEFQAPPSHVADPLECSTEYMKLQEEFCLMAQKVHSLLKSAFNSIAIEKEKLKQIVSEQDLTGHNAQIAHLRQSLSQTGEQIHVSLPLSQQVSNESRLSMSESVSEFFDAQEVLLSASSSENEASDDESYISDVSDNISEDNTSVADNISRQILNGELTGGAFRNGRRTCLPAPSPDTSNINLWNILRNNIGKDLSKVSMPVELNEPLNTLQHLCEELEYSELLDKAAETDDPYERMVLIAAFAASGYASTYFRAGSKPFNPVLGETYECIREDKGFRFFSEQVSHHPPISACHCESKNFVFWQDIRWKNKFWGKSMEILPVGTLNVTLPKYGDYYVWNKVTTCIHNILSGRRWIEHYGEITIRNTKSSVCICKLTFVKVNYWNSNVNEVQGIVIDQEGKVVHRLFGKWHEGLYCGVAPSAKCIWRPGSMPTNYERYYGFTRFAIELNELDPLLKDLLPATDARFRPDQRLLEEGNIEAAASEKQRIEELQRARRRYMEENGIEYVPKFFKKVIDANQREAWVTNETYWELRKDPGFSKVDIPVLW; this is translated from the exons ATGAGTTCAGAGGAGAAGAGTATATCTCCAGCTCACAAAACATCCACTCCATCACATAGAAGTGcctcctcctcatcatcatctCAGAGAGACAGGAGGCAG agtGTTCATATTTTGGAGCGAAAGGCTTCTTCAGGAAGCACAGACCCTTCTTTAAGCAAGCAGTTCCTTGAAAGTGATCATCTCTCTCTATCCAAG GAACCTGACAGCTGGGAAATCATAGAGGGTCTGAAAATAGGCCAGACCAATGTCCAGAAGCCAGACAAACATGAAGGTTTCAtgctgaagaagagaaaatggccATTAAAAGGTTGGCACAAG aggttttttgtCCTGGATAATGGAATGTTGAAATATTCAAAGTCACCAATTGAT atacAGAAAGGAAAGGTCCATGGGAGCATTGATGTTGGTTTATCAGTCatgtctattaaaaaaaaggctcGCAGAATAGATCTTGACACCGAAGAACATATCTATCACCTAaag GTGAAATCACAGGATTCATTTGATGCGTGGGTTTCAAAGTTGCGGCACCACCGGTTGTACCGTCAGAATGAGATTGTGAGATCTCCCAGGGACGCCAGCTTCCACATATTCCCCTCAGCATCTACTACAGAGTCTTCACCAGCTGCCAATGTTTCGGATGGAAAG GTCCAACAGAATAACTTCCCCTGGCAGCCTCCTATACCTTGCAGTAACAGCCTTCCTGTCACCTGCACTACTGGTCAGAGTAAAGTAGCAGCCTGGTTGCAGGACTCTGAAGAGATGGACAGATGTGCAGAAG ATCTTGCTCATTGTCAGTCTAACCTTGTGGAACTCAGTAAACTTCTTCAAAATTTAGAAATTCTACAGAGGACTCAGTCAGCACCAAATTTCACAGACATGCAG GCTAACTGTGTagatatttcaaagaaagacaAGCGGGTCACGAGACGATGGAGAACAAAAAGTGTCAGCAAAGATGCAAAAATTCAACTTCAG GTCCCTTTCAGTGCTACGATGTCACCCGTTCGATTGCATTCATCCAACCCCAACCTCTGTGCAGACATTGAGTTTCAGGCTCCCCCAAGCCATGTGGCAGACCCTCTGGAGTGCTCTACTGAGTACATGAAGCTTCAAGAAGAATTCTGCTTGATGGCACAAAAAG TGCATTCTCTTTTGAAGTCTGCCTTTAACAGCATAGCTATAGAGAAGGAGAAGCTTAAACAGATTGTTTCAGAGCAGGATCTTACAGGCCACAATGCTCAAATAGCTCACCTCAGACAGTCCCTCTCTCAG ACGGGTGAACAAATTCATGTCAGTTTGCCACTGTCTCAGCAAGTTTCTAATGAAAGCAGGCTCTCTATGTCTGAATCTGTTTCAGAGTTCTTTGATGCACAGGAAGTGCTTCTATCTGCCAGCTCGTCAGAAAATGAG gCTTCTGATGATGAATCTTATATCAGTGATGTGAGTGACAATATATCTGAGGACAACACCAGTGTTGCAGACAACATTTCTCGGCAAA TTCTTAATGGTGAGCTGACAGGAGGCGCATTCAGAAATGGACGGAGGACTtgtctcccagctcccagccctgacaCCAGTAACATCAATCTGTGgaatattttgagaaataacATTGGCAAAGATCTTTCCAAAGTATCCATGCCAGTTGAGCTAAATGAACCTCTGAATACCTTGCAACATCTTTGTGAAGAGCTGGAATACAGTGAGCTCTTGGACAAGGCTGCTGAAACAGATGATCCTTATGAGCGCATG GTTCTCATAGCTGCCTTTGCAGCATCAGGCTATGCCTCTACGTACTTTAGAGCAGGAAGCAAGCCATTTAACCCAGTGCTTGGTGAAACTTATGAATGTATTAGAGAAGACAAAGGATTTCGATTTTTCTCAGAGCAG GTTAGCCACCATCCTCCCATTTCGGCCTGTCACTGTGAATCGAAAAACTTTGTGTTTTGGCAAG ATATCAGgtggaaaaacaaattctggGGGAAATCAATGGAAATTCTGCCTGTTGGAACCTTGAATGTGACTCTTCCAAA GTATGGAGATTACTATGTCTGGAACAAAGTCACTACTTGCATACATAATATTCTTAGTGGAAGGAGATGGATAGAGCACTATGGAGAGATAACtatcagaaacacaaaaagcagTGTTTGTATTTGTAAACTCACTTTTGTCAAG GTGAACTACTGGAATTCAAATGTAAATGAGGTCCAGGGCATTGTGATAGATCAAGAAGGGAAGGTGGTTCACCGCCTTTTTGGAAAGTGGCATGAAGGCCTCTATTGTGGGGTTGCACCTTCAGCCAAATGCATATGGAGGCCAG GCTCCATGCCAACCAATTATGAGCGTTATTACGGCTTCACAAGGTTTGCTATTGAGCTCAATGAATTAGATCCTTTACTGAAAGATCTTCTTCCTGCAACAGATGCACGATTCAGGCCAGATCAAAG GCTTCTGGAGGAAGGAAATAtagaagcagcagcatctgagaAACAAAGAATAGAGGAACTCCAAAGAGCTCGGAGGCGGTACATGGAAGAAAATGGCATTGAATATGTACCCAAGTTTTTTAA AAAAGTTATTGATGCTAATCAAAGAGAAGCCTGGGTTACCAATGAAACCTACTGGGAACTGCGAAAGGATCCTGGCTTCAGTAAAGTAGACATTCCTGTACTCTGGTAA
- the OSBPL6 gene encoding oxysterol-binding protein-related protein 6 isoform X2, with translation MSSEEKSISPAHKTSTPSHRSASSSSSSQRDRRQSVHILERKASSGSTDPSLSKQFLESDHLSLSKEPDSWEIIEGLKIGQTNVQKPDKHEGFMLKKRKWPLKGWHKRFFVLDNGMLKYSKSPIDIQKGKVHGSIDVGLSVMSIKKKARRIDLDTEEHIYHLKVKSQDSFDAWVSKLRHHRLYRQNEIVRSPRDASFHIFPSASTTESSPAANVSDGKVQQNNFPWQPPIPCSNSLPVTCTTGQSKVAAWLQDSEEMDRCAEDLAHCQSNLVELSKLLQNLEILQRTQSAPNFTDMQANCVDISKKDKRVTRRWRTKSVSKDAKIQLQVPFSATMSPVRLHSSNPNLCADIEFQAPPSHVADPLECSTEYMKLQEEFCLMAQKVHSLLKSAFNSIAIEKEKLKQIVSEQDLTGHNAQIAHLRQSLSQALNQNAELRSRLNRIHSESVICDQVVSVNIIPSPDETGEQIHVSLPLSQQVSNESRLSMSESVSEFFDAQEVLLSASSSENEASDDESYISDVSDNISEDNTSVADNISRQILNGELTGGAFRNGRRTCLPAPSPDTSNINLWNILRNNIGKDLSKVSMPVELNEPLNTLQHLCEELEYSELLDKAAETDDPYERMVLIAAFAASGYASTYFRAGSKPFNPVLGETYECIREDKGFRFFSEQVSHHPPISACHCESKNFVFWQDIRWKNKFWGKSMEILPVGTLNVTLPKYGDYYVWNKVTTCIHNILSGRRWIEHYGEITIRNTKSSVCICKLTFVKVNYWNSNVNEVQGIVIDQEGKVVHRLFGKWHEGLYCGVAPSAKCIWRPGSMPTNYERYYGFTRFAIELNELDPLLKDLLPATDARFRPDQRLLEEGNIEAAASEKQRIEELQRARRRYMEENGIEYVPKFFKKVIDANQREAWVTNETYWELRKDPGFSKVDIPVLW, from the exons ATGAGTTCAGAGGAGAAGAGTATATCTCCAGCTCACAAAACATCCACTCCATCACATAGAAGTGcctcctcctcatcatcatctCAGAGAGACAGGAGGCAG agtGTTCATATTTTGGAGCGAAAGGCTTCTTCAGGAAGCACAGACCCTTCTTTAAGCAAGCAGTTCCTTGAAAGTGATCATCTCTCTCTATCCAAG GAACCTGACAGCTGGGAAATCATAGAGGGTCTGAAAATAGGCCAGACCAATGTCCAGAAGCCAGACAAACATGAAGGTTTCAtgctgaagaagagaaaatggccATTAAAAGGTTGGCACAAG aggttttttgtCCTGGATAATGGAATGTTGAAATATTCAAAGTCACCAATTGAT atacAGAAAGGAAAGGTCCATGGGAGCATTGATGTTGGTTTATCAGTCatgtctattaaaaaaaaggctcGCAGAATAGATCTTGACACCGAAGAACATATCTATCACCTAaag GTGAAATCACAGGATTCATTTGATGCGTGGGTTTCAAAGTTGCGGCACCACCGGTTGTACCGTCAGAATGAGATTGTGAGATCTCCCAGGGACGCCAGCTTCCACATATTCCCCTCAGCATCTACTACAGAGTCTTCACCAGCTGCCAATGTTTCGGATGGAAAG GTCCAACAGAATAACTTCCCCTGGCAGCCTCCTATACCTTGCAGTAACAGCCTTCCTGTCACCTGCACTACTGGTCAGAGTAAAGTAGCAGCCTGGTTGCAGGACTCTGAAGAGATGGACAGATGTGCAGAAG ATCTTGCTCATTGTCAGTCTAACCTTGTGGAACTCAGTAAACTTCTTCAAAATTTAGAAATTCTACAGAGGACTCAGTCAGCACCAAATTTCACAGACATGCAG GCTAACTGTGTagatatttcaaagaaagacaAGCGGGTCACGAGACGATGGAGAACAAAAAGTGTCAGCAAAGATGCAAAAATTCAACTTCAG GTCCCTTTCAGTGCTACGATGTCACCCGTTCGATTGCATTCATCCAACCCCAACCTCTGTGCAGACATTGAGTTTCAGGCTCCCCCAAGCCATGTGGCAGACCCTCTGGAGTGCTCTACTGAGTACATGAAGCTTCAAGAAGAATTCTGCTTGATGGCACAAAAAG TGCATTCTCTTTTGAAGTCTGCCTTTAACAGCATAGCTATAGAGAAGGAGAAGCTTAAACAGATTGTTTCAGAGCAGGATCTTACAGGCCACAATGCTCAAATAGCTCACCTCAGACAGTCCCTCTCTCAG gctCTCAACCAGAATGCTGAACTAAGGAGTCGCTTGAACAGAATACATTCAGAATCTGTTATTTGTGATCAGGTTGTCAGTGTAAATATTATCCCTAGTCCTGATGAG ACGGGTGAACAAATTCATGTCAGTTTGCCACTGTCTCAGCAAGTTTCTAATGAAAGCAGGCTCTCTATGTCTGAATCTGTTTCAGAGTTCTTTGATGCACAGGAAGTGCTTCTATCTGCCAGCTCGTCAGAAAATGAG gCTTCTGATGATGAATCTTATATCAGTGATGTGAGTGACAATATATCTGAGGACAACACCAGTGTTGCAGACAACATTTCTCGGCAAA TTCTTAATGGTGAGCTGACAGGAGGCGCATTCAGAAATGGACGGAGGACTtgtctcccagctcccagccctgacaCCAGTAACATCAATCTGTGgaatattttgagaaataacATTGGCAAAGATCTTTCCAAAGTATCCATGCCAGTTGAGCTAAATGAACCTCTGAATACCTTGCAACATCTTTGTGAAGAGCTGGAATACAGTGAGCTCTTGGACAAGGCTGCTGAAACAGATGATCCTTATGAGCGCATG GTTCTCATAGCTGCCTTTGCAGCATCAGGCTATGCCTCTACGTACTTTAGAGCAGGAAGCAAGCCATTTAACCCAGTGCTTGGTGAAACTTATGAATGTATTAGAGAAGACAAAGGATTTCGATTTTTCTCAGAGCAG GTTAGCCACCATCCTCCCATTTCGGCCTGTCACTGTGAATCGAAAAACTTTGTGTTTTGGCAAG ATATCAGgtggaaaaacaaattctggGGGAAATCAATGGAAATTCTGCCTGTTGGAACCTTGAATGTGACTCTTCCAAA GTATGGAGATTACTATGTCTGGAACAAAGTCACTACTTGCATACATAATATTCTTAGTGGAAGGAGATGGATAGAGCACTATGGAGAGATAACtatcagaaacacaaaaagcagTGTTTGTATTTGTAAACTCACTTTTGTCAAG GTGAACTACTGGAATTCAAATGTAAATGAGGTCCAGGGCATTGTGATAGATCAAGAAGGGAAGGTGGTTCACCGCCTTTTTGGAAAGTGGCATGAAGGCCTCTATTGTGGGGTTGCACCTTCAGCCAAATGCATATGGAGGCCAG GCTCCATGCCAACCAATTATGAGCGTTATTACGGCTTCACAAGGTTTGCTATTGAGCTCAATGAATTAGATCCTTTACTGAAAGATCTTCTTCCTGCAACAGATGCACGATTCAGGCCAGATCAAAG GCTTCTGGAGGAAGGAAATAtagaagcagcagcatctgagaAACAAAGAATAGAGGAACTCCAAAGAGCTCGGAGGCGGTACATGGAAGAAAATGGCATTGAATATGTACCCAAGTTTTTTAA AAAAGTTATTGATGCTAATCAAAGAGAAGCCTGGGTTACCAATGAAACCTACTGGGAACTGCGAAAGGATCCTGGCTTCAGTAAAGTAGACATTCCTGTACTCTGGTAA